One stretch of Glycine soja cultivar W05 chromosome 7, ASM419377v2, whole genome shotgun sequence DNA includes these proteins:
- the LOC114418593 gene encoding uncharacterized protein LOC114418593: protein MFRWLLKPRFYSKCLSYVKFMKTRLEIIQNRKKAEQKLMKSDIAELLKSGLDYDAYIRAERLLFEQNMLSCYELVEKFVGCISDHVEDLTKQKDCPDECKEAVPSLMYAAARFGDLPELRNLRTLFTEKFGNSLEPCINKEFVEKLRRDPPTREMKIGLLYDIAQEFSVEWNDNALRQILYTQSSLCEERPNPGGDFNTSKGKEKDTDTLPLGRKDFNDDSLIHQNSSDDETSTELSSHDGRKGSSSSSLGSFSEDEAETKRPISSYWIIPPPYLKQKTNTGESNSKKTTHSEAGGMKSGKGKPYPSQQPDHDTGQNRRRTTSHVRGKSLSSEPTTAVETSKGHTRTISLESGIRGGGSWRVHPNLPDYDDLRARLLALRQR, encoded by the exons ATGTTTCGGTGGCTATTGAAGCCCAGGTTCTATTCAAAATG cttgTCCTACGTGAAGTTTATGAAGACTCGGCTAGAGATTATACAGAATAGGAAGAAAGCGGAGCAGAAGTTAATGAAGAGTGACATTGCCGAGCTTCTTAAGAGTGGCCTTGACTACGATGCATATATAAGG GCTGAACGGCTTCTGTTCGAGCAAAACATGTTGTCCTGCTATGAACTCGTTGAAAAGTTTGTAGGATGCATATCAGATCATGTTGAAGACCTAACTAAGCAGAA GGATTGCCCTGATGAATGCAAGGAAGCTGTGCCATCATTGATGTATGCTGCAGCAAGATTCGGTGATCTGCCAGAATTGCGTAACCTCAGAACATTATTTACTGAGAAATTTGGGAATTCTCTTGAACCTTGTATTAATAAAGAG TTTGTTGAGAAGCTGAGGCGAGATCCGCCTACGAGAGAAATGAAGATTGGACTACTATATGATATAGCACAAGAGTTCTCTGTAGAGTGGAATGACAATGCTCTGAGGCAAATACTTTATACACAATCGTCATTATGTGAA GAGAGGCCTAATCCCGGGGGAGACTTCAATACATctaaagggaaagaaaaagacaCAGACACCCTACCTCTTGGAAGGAAAGATTTCAATGATGACTCATTGATACACCAAAATAGTAGTGATGATGAAACAAGTACAGAGCTGTCATCCCATGATGGCAGAAAGGGTAGTAGTTCAAGTTCATTGGGAAGCTTTTCTGAGGATGAAGCTGAAACTAAGAGGCCAATTTCTTCCTATTGGATCATTCCACCCCCATACCTCAAACAAAAGACCAACACAGGTGAAAGCAattcaaagaaaacaacacattcTGAGGCTGGTGGAATGAAATCAGGCAAAGGAAAACCTTATCCTTCTCAACAACCAGATCATGATACTGGCCAAAACAGAAGGCGTACAACATCACATGTCAGAGGAAAATCTCTTTCTTCTGAGCCAACAACTGCAGTGGAAACATCAAAGGGGCATACACGAACAATTTCCTTAGAATCAGGAATTCGCGGTGGTGGTTCATGGCGTGTGCATCCAAATCTACCCGATTATGATGATTTGAGAGCTCGTCTTTTAGCTCTCAGACAAAGATAA
- the LOC114419173 gene encoding uncharacterized protein LOC114419173, translating into MNLENCHCLSTIRSNSSLSWSSYERIGYDPIVCVNKFVTRLKMGSWKALWRKIKRQRRRFFRPSPVFHVQYDPTSYLQNFDDGYSTDQDNVSRSFSARFAAPSKIFGKIEVMEDGELEISHKSNMV; encoded by the coding sequence ATGAACCTTGAAAATTGTCACTGTCTAAGCACCATAAGAAGCAATAGCAGTTTGAGTTGGTCAAGTTATGAGAGAATTGGCTACGATCCCATTGTGTGTGTCAACAAATTTGTGACCAGATTGAAGATGGGAAGCTGGAAAGCATTGTGGAGGAAGATCAAGAGACAAAGAAGGAGATTCTTTAGACCTTCACCTGTGTTTCATGTCCAGTATGATCCTACCTCCTACTTACAGAACTTCGATGATGGCTATTCCACCGACCAGGATAATGTTTCTCGGTCTTTCTCAGCTCGATTTGCAGCACCCTCCAAGATCTTTGGGAAAATTGAAGTGATGGAGGATGGAGAATTGGAGATAAGTCATAAGAGTAACATGGTGTAA
- the LOC114417905 gene encoding uncharacterized protein LOC114417905 yields the protein MASNDGGGGGKEERRRRRIAERGSDRMALITGRINALPPTPPSSASSPTHPHIPRHAQSLSVAAFDSNSDDQQQHLPPRHQRPQSLSAFADYHEDLTGGAENKRSASLSSARLRHQGGFKYSNMENFDFNPEEEPLIQDSDTITEASNQVSEGNASKMKPPSVTSNTKNSAHDTQQLKKPRRHNATFFSSRELNICILASEPTRALSSLIIALLVVFYYMISERVLASRPLYILLLTDVTLVLARLYGGKASLLEETEGEKVKATGDGHNWGDAVKLMERGLVTYQAIRGVFIDCSIYLVVVVCGTSLM from the exons ATGGCGAGCAAcgatggaggaggaggaggaaaagaagaaagaaggagaagaagaattgCAGAGAGAGGTTCAGATCGCATGGCCTTAATAACGGGTCGAATCAATGCGCTTCCTCCGACACCACCCTCTTCGGCGTCGTCCCCAACCCACCCCCACATCCCTCGCCACGCGCAATCCTTGTCGGTCGCAGCTTTCGATTCTAACTCAGATGATCAGCAGCAGCATCTTCCCCCTCGCCACCAGCGCCCTCAGTCGTTGTCTGCATTCGCCGATTACCACGAAGATCTCACTG GCGGTGCTGAAAATAAACGTAGTGCCTCTCTTTCTTCAGCAAGACTAAGACATCAGGGTGGATTTAAGTACTCAAACATGGAAAATTTCGACTTCAACCCCGAAGAGGAACCTCTTATACAGGATTCTGATACTATTACAGAAGCCAGCAATCAAGTGTCTGAGGGAAATGCTTCCAAAATGAAACCACCTTCTGTCACGTCAAACACAAAAAATTCAGCACATGACACACAACAGCTAAAGAAACCTCGCAGGCATAACGCCACttttttctcttcaagagagCTGAATATCTGCATTTTAGCTTCTGAGCCCACACGTGCTCTCAGTTCTCTGATAATAGCATTGCTGGTAGTTTTTTATTACATGATTTCAGAGAGAGTTTTGGCTTCAAGGCCTCTTTACATACTCTTGTTAACTGATGTTACACTTGTGCTTGCTCGCCTATATGGTGGAAAGGCAAGTCTCTTGGAAGAAACTGAGGGAGAAAAAGTTAAAGCTACTGGAGATGGACACAATTGGGGTGATGCAGTGAAGCTTATGGAGAGGGGTTTGGTGACCTACCAGGCCATTAGAGGAGTTTTCATAGATTGCAGTATTTATCTAGTGGTTGTTGTATGTGGTACCTCCTTGATGTAG
- the LOC114417907 gene encoding transcription repressor OFP14-like has product MHLKNTDLDWSNNSSPQFINHTPPFFTHSPQIPMDPKSQKITKSLRDYIFRIKIHQRSQIKLPSKKWILAACKHPRTPSLDIDNMKNNNVKDDEAMLADIDRFLFENFKSLFLDDREEPDNNINRRAEMSPKLDPIRFDSSRRFFTDATTEEGSSSAMSESETAEESTVVPGNCVVVLANSGNPSEDFQRSMEGVVEARLRNCEKVDWDFMQELLFCHMNLNQKKSHKFILSAFVNVVTAMRSPPEIAPPKPTPPRSVRTVRIGREVRKKTKEAVTLEFRSQ; this is encoded by the exons ATGCATTTAAAGAACACAGACCTCGATTGGTCAAACAATTCATCCCCACAATTTATAAACCACACTCCTCCGTTCTTCACTCATTCCCCTCAAATCCCCATGGATCCCAAATCACAGAAGATCACAAAATCCCTTCGAGACTACATCTTCAGGATCAAAATCCACCAACGCTCACAAATCAAATTACCCTCCAAGAAATGGATCCTCGCCGCCTGCAAACATCCTAGGACTCCTTCTCTCGACATAGACAACATGAAAAACAACAACGTCAAAGACGACGAAGCCATGTTAGCGGACATCGACCGTTTCCTCTTTGAAAATTTCAAGTCCCTATTCCTCGATGACCGTGAAGAACCCGACAACAACATTAACCGCAGAGCAGAAATGTCTCCCAAACTGGACCCCATCCGCTTTGACTCTTCTAGAAGGTTCTTCACGGACGCAACCACCGAAGAGGGGTCCAGCTCCGCCATGTCGGAAAGCGAGACCGCCGAGGAGTCGACGGTTGTTCCGGGAAATTGTGTGGTGGTGCTGGCCAACTCAGGGAACCCCAGCGAGGATTTCCAGCGATCCATGGAGGGCGTGGTGGAAGCGAG ATTAAGGAATTGTGAAAAGGTGGATTGGGACTTCATGCAAGAGCTTTTGTTTTGTCACATGAACCTCAACCAGAAGAAATCGCACAAGTTCATTCTTAGCGCCTTTGTTAATGTCGTCACTGCCATGCGCAGCCCGCCGGAGATTGCTCCGCCGAAGCCTACGCCGCCGCGAAGCGTTCGGACAGTTAGGATCGGAAGGGAGGTGCGGAAGAAGACGAAGGAAGCAGTTACCTTGGAATTTAGATCGCAGTAA
- the LOC114417908 gene encoding heat shock 70 kDa protein 15-like, with protein sequence MSVVGFDFGNESCVVAVARQRGIDVVLNDESKRETPAIVCFGDKQRFIGTAGAASTMMNPKNSISQIKRLIGRKFADPELQRDLKSLPFLVTEGSDGYPLIHARYMGEAKTFTPTQVFGMMLSNLKEIAEKNLTTAVVDCCIGIPVYFTDLQRRAVLDAATIAGLHPLRLIHEMTATALAYGIYKTDLPENDQLNVAFVDVGHASLQVCIAGFKKGQLKVLAHSYDRSFGGRDFDEVLFHHFAEKFKDEYKIDVFQNARACIRLRAACEKIKKMLSANPEAPLNIECLMDEKDVRGFIKRDEFEQLSLPILERVKGPLEKALAEAGLTVENVHTVEVVGSGSRVPAINKILTEFFKKEPRRTMNASECVARGCALECAILSPTFKVREFQVNESLPFSISLSWKSSGPDAQDNGPENQQSSLVFPKGNPIPSIKALTFYRSGTFSVDVQFGDVSGLQTPAKISTYTIGPFQTTNGEKAKVKVKVRLNLHGIVSLESATLLEEEEVDVPVSKEAAGENTKMDIDEVPAEAAAPPSSNDTGANMENGKASIDASGVEDGIPESGGKPLQTDTDTKVQAPKKKVKKTNIPVVELIYGAMVPVDVQKALEKEFEMALQDRVMEETKDKKNAVEAYVYDMRNKLNDKYQEFVTASERDDFTAKLQEVEDWLYGEGEDETKGVYTAKLEELKKHGDPIDERYKEFMERGTIIEQFVYCINSYRQVAMSNDPRFEHIDINEKQKVINECVEAEKWFNEKQQQQNSLPKYANPVLLSAEIRKKAEAVDRFCKPIMATPRPTKATTPPGPATHPSSQSDEQQQQQQPPQGDADANSNENGGNSSSQAAPASTEPMETDKSEKTASA encoded by the exons ATGAGCGTGGTTGGTTTCGATTTCGGTAACGAGAGTTGCGTTGTTGCGGTTGCGAGGCAGAGAGGGATTGACGTTGTGCTCAATGATGAGTCCAAGCGTGAAACGCCCGCCATTGTGTGCTTCGGTGACAAGCAACGCTTCATTGGCACTGCCGGTGCTGCCTCCACTATGATGAACCCTAAGAATTCAATCTCACAGATTAAGAGACTCATTGGTAGGAAATTCGCTGATCCCGAATTGCAGCGGGATCTTAAGTCATTGCCGTTTCTCGTCACTGAGGGGAGTGATGGGTACCCGTTGATTCATGCGCGATACATGGGTGAGGCCAAGACATTTACGCCTACCCAAGTGTTTGGAATGATGCTGTCGAATCTTAAGGAAATTGCGGAGAAGAATCTCACTACGGCAGTTGTTGATTGTTGCATTGGAATCCCGGTTTATTTCACTGATCTGCAGAGAAGGGCGGTGTTGGATGCGGCCACAATTGCTGGTCTGCACCCGCTTCGGTTGATTCACGAAATGACTGCCACTGCCTTGGCCTATGGGATTTATAAAACGGACCTTCCGGAAAATGATCAGCTGAATGTTGCGTTTGTTGATGTTGGACATGCTAGCTTGCAAGTATGCATTGCTGGATTCAAGAAGGGGCAGCTGAAAGTGTTGGCTCATTCGTATGATAGGTCTTTCGGCGGTAGGGATTTTGATGAGGTTTTGTTCCATCACTTTGCTGAGAAGTTTAAGGACGAGTACAAGATTGATGTTTTTCAAAATGCCAGGGCTTGCATAAGGCTCAGGGCTGCCTGTGAGAAGATCAAGAAGATGCTTAGTGCAAATCCTGAGGCACCTCTCAACATTGAGTGCTTGATGGATGAGAAGGATGTCCGGGGCTTCATCAAGCGAGATGAATTTGAGCAACTAAGTCTTCCAATTTTGGAACGTGTGAAGGGGCCTCTGGAGAAGGCACTTGCTGAAGCAGGTCTTACCGTCGAAAATGTGCACACGGTTGAGGTGGTTGGTTCAGGTTCTCGTGTGCCGGCCATTAACAAAATATTGACAGAGTTTTTCAAAAAGGAGCCTAGGCGGACAATGAATGCTAGTGAGTGTGTTGCTAGGGGATGTGCGTTGGAATGTGCAATTCTTAGTCCAACGTTCAAAGTACGAGAATTTCAG GTCAACGAAAGCCTTCCTTTCTCGATTTCTCTTTCATGGAAAAGTTCTGGTCCAGATGCACAGGACAATGGACCAGAAAATCAGCAGAGTTCCCTTGTTTTTCCCAAGGGTAATCCCATACCAAGTATCAAGGCACTGACATTCTACAGGTCAGGAACATTCTCTGTTGATGTACAATTTGGTGATGTGAGTGGGCTGCAAACACCTGCTAAGATCAGCACCTATACT ATTGGTCCTTTCCAAACTACAAATGGTGAAAAGGCAAAAGTTAAAGTGAAAGTTCGTCTGAATCTGCATGGAATTGTATCCCTTGAGTCTGCAACG CTCCTGGAAGAGGAAGAAGTTGATGTTCCAGTTAGCAAAGAAGCAGCAGGGGAAAATACTAAGATGGACATCGATGAAGTCCCAGCTGAGGCCGCTGCACCTCCTTCCTCCAATGACACTGGTGCTAATATGGAAAATGGAAAGGCTAGTATTGATGCCTCTGGGGTTGAAGATGGCATCCCTGAGAGTGGAGGTAAGCCTTTGCAAACAGATACTGATACCAAG GTTCAGGCTccaaagaaaaaggttaagaaaaCAAACATTCCTGTAGTAGAGTTAATTTATGGAGCAATGGTGCCTGTGGATGTCCAGAAAGCACTAGAGAAGGAGTTTGAAATGGCTTTGCAAGATCGTGTgatggaagaaacaaaagacaaGAAAAACGCAGTTGAGGCTTATGTTTATGACATGAGAAACAAG CTTAATGACAAATACCAAGAGTTTGTCACTGCTTCAGAGAGAGATGATTTTACTGCTAAACTTCAGGAAGTGGAAGATTGGCTTTATGGTGAgggtgaagatgaaactaaAGGTGTATATACTGCCAAGCTTGAGGAACTCAAAAAG CATGGTGATCCAATTGATGAGCGTTACAAAGAATTCATGGAGAGGGGTACTATAATCGAACAGTTTGTCTATTGTATAAATAGTTACAGACAAGTTGCAATGTCGAATGATCCCAGATTTGAGCACATTGACATTAACGAGAAACAGAAG GTCATAAATGAATGTGTTGAAGCTGAAAAGTGGTTTAATGAGAAGCAGCAGCAGCAGAACTCACTTCCAAAATATGCCAACCCTGTACTCTTGTCAGCTGAAATAAGAAAGAAAGCTGAAGCTGTCGATAG GTTCTGCAAGCCGATTATGGCAACACCAAGGCCAACCAAGGCGACTACTCCACCAGGACCAGCAACACATCCATCTTCTCAGAGTGATgaacagcagcagcagcagcaacctCCTCAGGGGGATGCTGATGCCAACAGTAATGAGAATGGTGGGAATAGCAGTAGTCAGGCTGCACCAGCGTCTACTGAACCAATGGAAACTGATAAGTCTGAGAAAACAGCCTCTgcctaa
- the LOC114417910 gene encoding protein SYS1 homolog, with product MFYGSVVWDPWLIVAQIVCLQCLYYITLGLFLSILVGTRVSRLSLVYFFDYVAITTSTVTGWCVIASFLLSSVAGAVYVFCLIERSKKCLDFSATVYIVHLFICIVYGGWPSSITWWIVNGTGIAVMALLGERLCMKRELQEISLTRFRSNV from the exons ATGTTCTATGGTTCGGTGGTATGGGACCCTTGGCTTATTGTTGCTCAGATTGTGTGTCTTCAATGTTTGTACTATATCACCCTGGGGTTGTTCTTGTCGATACTTGTTGGCACACGTGTGTCTCGGTTGAGTCTCGTGTATTTCTTTGACTATGTTGCGATTACTACCTCTACCGTTACTGGTTGGTGTGTTATTGCTTCGTTTCTGCTCAGCTCAGTTGCAGG GGCGGTATATGTGTTTTGTTTGATTGAAAGATCAAAGAAGTGCTTGGATTTTTCAGCCACAGTCTACATTGTCCATCTTTTTATATGCATTGTGTATGGGGGTTGGCCCTCATCTATAACATGGTGGATTGTGAATGGTACTGGAATTGCAGTGATGGCTTTGCTCGGTGAACGTCTGTGCATGAAGCGTGAACTCCAGGAGATATCATTGACACGATTTCGGTCAA ATGTTTGA
- the LOC114417911 gene encoding probable sulfate transporter 3.4, whose product MGVNSYSNSMKIQAEIQMPPLEIHKVRLPPERTTLQKLRHRLSEIFFPDDPLHRFKNQTCLIKLLLALQYFFPIFQWAPLYNLSLLRSDIISGLTIASLAIPQGISYAKLANLPPILGLYSSFVPPLIYSLLGSSRHLGVGPVSIASLVMGSMLSETVSYSQDPILYLKMAFTATFFAGLFQSSLGILRLGFVIDFLSKATLVGFMAGAAIIVSLQQLKGLLGIVHFTNKMQITPVLISVFKQRDEWSWQNLLLGFSFLLFLLTTRHISLKKPKLFWVSAAAPLTSVILSTIFVFILRNKTHKIAIIGGLPKGLNPPSSNMLYFNGPYLALAIKTGLVTGILSLTEGIAVGRTFAALKNYQVDGNKEMMAIGLMNIAGSCSSCYVTTGSFSRSAVNYNAGAQTAVSNIIMASAVLVTLLFLMPLFYYTPNVVLAAIIITAVSGLIDYQAAYKLWKVDKLDFLACLCSFFGVLFISVPLGLGIAVAISVFKILLHVSRPNTLVLGNIPGTPIFHNLNQYREALRIPSFIILAVESPIYFANSTYLQERILRWVREEEERVKANNESTLKCIILDMTAVTAIDTSGIDTLCELRKVLEKRSLQLVLTNPVGNVMEKLHQSNILDSFGLKGVYLSVGEAVADISSSWKAQP is encoded by the exons ATGGGTGTGAACTCTTACTCCAACAGCATGAAGATCCAAGCCGAGATACAAATGCCACCCTTAGAAATCCACAAGGTTCGTTTGCCACCAGAACGCACCACCTTGCAGAAACTCAGACACAGACTCTCTGAGATCTTCTTCCCAGATGATCCACTCCACAGGTTCAAGAACCAAACATGCCTCATCAAGCTCCTCCTTGCACTTCAATACTTTTTCCCCATTTTCCAATGGGCCCCTCTCTACAACCTTTCCCTTCTCCGCTCTGACATCATCTCTGGTCTCACCATCGCTAGCCTCGCCATTCCTCAG GGAATCAGCTATGCTAAGCTTGCAAACTTGCCACCTATTCTTGGATTAT ATTCCAGTTTTGTGCCCCCGTTGATATATTCCCTGCTTGGAAGTTCTAGACATCTTGGTGTTGGTCCAGTTTCAATTGCATCTTTGGTCATGGGATCAATGTTAAGCGAGACCGTTTCTTATAGTCAAGATCCAATTCTCTATCTTAAAATGGCCTTCACTGCCACTTTCTTTGCCGGTTTGTTCCAATCTTCTCTGGGTATATTAAG GTTAGGCTTTGTAATTGATTTTCTCTCAAAGGCAACACTGGTGGGTTTTATGGCTGGTGCAGCGATTATTGTGTCACTGCAACAGCTGAAAGGGTTGCTTGGAATAGTTCATTTCACCAACAAGATGCAAATAACACCTGTACTGATTTCTGTTTTCAAGCAAAGAGACGAg TGGTCATGGCAAAACCTTTTGTTGGGATTCAGTTTCCTACTATTCCTGTTGACAACAAGGCACATT AGCCTGAAGAAGCCAAAATTATTCTGGGTTTCAGCAGCTGCCCCATTGACATCAGTTATTCTGTCAACCATTTTCGTATTTATTCTGAGAAATAAGACACATAAAATTGCTATT ATTGGTGGATTGCCAAAGGGACTTAATCCACCATCATCAAACATGTTATACTTCAATGGTCCTTATTTGGCTCTTGCTATTAAAACAGGACTTGTCACTGGGATCTTGTCTCTGACT GAAGGAATCGCAGTAGGAAGAACATTTGCTGCACTTAAGAATTACCAGGTGGATGGAAACAAAGAAATGATGGCCATTGGTCTTATGAACATAGCTGGCTCTTGTTCTTCATGCTATGTCACAACAG GATCCTTTTCTCGATCAGCTGTTAACTACAATGCCGGGGCACAGACTGCGGTCTCAAATATAATCATGGCATCAGCAGTTCTTGTGACCCTTTTGTTTCTGATGCCACTGTTCTATTACACACCGAATGTAGTCTTAGCAGCCATTATCATCACTGCTGTTTCAGGGCTAATAGATTATCAAGCTGCATATAAATTGTGGAAGGTTGACAAGCTTGATTTCTTGGCCTGCTTGTGCTCCTTTTTCGGTGTTCTGTTCATTTCAGTGCCTTTAGGCCTTGGAATAGCG GTGGCAATATCAGTCTTCAAGATCTTGCTTCATGTCTCTAGGCCAAACACACTGGTTTTGGGGAATATACCAGGGACGCCAATATTCCACAACCTAAACCAATATAGAGAAGCTTTGAGGATCCCTTCATTTATCATTTTGGCTGTTGAGTCTCCCATCTACTTTGCTAATTCAACGTACCTACAAGAAAG GATACTGAGATGGGTTCGAGAAGAGGAAGAGCGAGTAAAAGCAAACAATGAGAGTACTTTGAAGTGCATAATTTTGGACATGACAG CTGTTACTGCCATAGACACAAGTGGAATTGATACTCTATGTGAACTCAGAAAGGTGCTGGAAAAAAGATCACTTCAG CTTGTGTTGACAAATCCTGTTGGAAATGTGATGGAAAAGTTGCATCAGTCAAATATTTTGGATTCCTTTGGGTTGAAAGGAGTCTATCTCTCAGTAGGAGAAGCTGTGGCTGACATTTCATCTTCTTGGAAAGCTCAGCCTTGA